A single Syngnathus acus chromosome 8, fSynAcu1.2, whole genome shotgun sequence DNA region contains:
- the si:ch73-366l1.5 gene encoding FILIA-N KH-like domain-containing protein isoform X3, translating to MDRQVELELEPKVFVFTALALLVAAAVLFRRCKAGSVASSPTAASTSSAATCADDEPPSRRSGDDQHQAVPEPKADSAKEPEPVQESTETASATEDSLPEPVCGSEPVSEPECVLKAASMPDTLLEPPQRLKVLEPLPDNKSGEERVSEPKPVLASHSSSETATQPEPIARPEPEPKPACETLLAREPVPEIAAEPEPVRETLLAPEPVPETATQPEPVRETLLAPEPVPETATQPEPVRETPLAPEPVPETDTQPKPVIETHNVLESSVKPLLDQLSDAEPSDPEPKAVLLVSEPVSLAQVVPEVEPAPKPVSELQSESESKEVLQVVTEKVLVPLDESVLATLSRSDQEKPPAPEANAAPELNAAADDDDKVTFTPGKKASKFETLMTKEEMEEEQRVQQEQLAAIFMLLRENAEALGEVTEGDMEEQLKLYSL from the exons ATGGACCGTCAAGTGGAGCTAGAATTGGAGCCTAAAGTCTTCGTGTTCACCGCGCTCGCCCTCCTGGTGGCCGCCGCCGTCCTTTTTCGCCGTTGCAAGGCCGGCTCGGTCGCCTCCTCCCCGACTGccgcctccacctcctccgcAGCCACCTGCGCAGACGACGAACCTCCGTCCAGGCGGTCTGGAGATGATCAGCATCAG GCTGTCCCAGAACCTAAAGCAGATTCAGCAAAAGAACCAGAACCTGTCCAAGAGTCTACAGAAACTGCCTCTGCAACAGAAGACAGCCTCCCTGAACCAGTTTGTGGATCAGAACCTGTTTCAGAACCAGAATGTGTTCTCAAAGCAGCGTCGATGCCAGACACACTTTTAGAACCACCACAGAGACTTAAAGTCTTAGAACCTTTGCCTGACAACAAATCCGGTGAAGAAAGAGTTTCTGAACCCAAGCCAGTTTTAGCATCTCATTCAAGTTCAGAAACTGCCACTCAACCAGAACCCATTGCAAGACCTGAACCAGAACCAAAACCTGCATGTGAAACACTTTTGGCACGAGAACCAGTTCCTGAAATTGCTGCAGAGCCAGAACCTGTACGTGAAACACTTTTAGCACCAGAACCAGTTCCTGAAACTGCTACTCAGCCAGAACCTGTACGTGAAACACTTTTAGCACCAGAACCAGTTCCTGAAACTGCTACTCAGCCAGAACCTGTACGTGAAACACCTTTAGCACCAGAACCAGTTCCTGAAACTGATACTCAGCCAAAACCTGTCATAGAAACACATAATGTTCTCGAATCCTCAGTAAAACCTCTACTGGACCAACTTTCAGATGCGGAGCCCTCTGACCCAGAACCAAAAGCAGTACTCCTTGTTTCTGAACCAGTATCACTAGCTCAGGTCGTTCCAGAAGTAGAACCGGCTCCAAAGCCAGTGTCAGAGCTACAGTCGGAATCAGAATCTAAAGAGGTCTTGCAGGTTGTGACGGAAAAGGTTCTGGTCCCCCTGGATGAGTCTGTGTTGGCAACACTCTCAAGATCTGACCAGGAGAAGCCTCCAGCCCCCGAAGCTAATGCAGCACCGGAGCTCAATG CTGCGGCGGACGACGACGACAAAGTGACGTTCACGCCCGGGAAGAAAGCAAGCAAGTTTGAGACGCTGATGACCAAAgaggagatggaggaggagcaAAG GGTGCAACAGGAGCAGCTGGCAGCTATCTTCATGCTCCTGAGGGAGAACGCAGAAGCTCTGGGTGAGGTGACGGAGGGCGACATGGAGGAGCAGCTCAAACTCTACTCGCTGTGA
- the si:ch73-366l1.5 gene encoding FILIA-N KH-like domain-containing protein isoform X4 translates to MDRQVELELEPKVFVFTALALLVAAAVLFRRCKAGSVASSPTAASTSSAATCADDEPPSRRSGDDQHQAVPEPKADSAKEPEPVQESTETASATEDSLPEPVCGSEPVSEPECVLKAASMPDTLLEPPQRLKVLEPLPDNKSGEERVSEPKPVLASHSSSETATQPEPIARPEPEPKPACETLLAREPVPEIAAEPEPVRETLLAPEPVPETATQPEPVRETLLAPEPVPETATQPEPVRETPLAPEPVPETDTQPKPVIETHNVLESSVKPLLDQLSDAEPSDPEPKAVLLVSEPVSLAQVVPEVEPAPKPVSELQSESESKEVLQVVTEKVLVPLDESVLATLSRSDQEKPPAPEANAAPELNGVAAAADDDDKVTFTPGKKASKFETLMTKEEMEEEQS, encoded by the exons ATGGACCGTCAAGTGGAGCTAGAATTGGAGCCTAAAGTCTTCGTGTTCACCGCGCTCGCCCTCCTGGTGGCCGCCGCCGTCCTTTTTCGCCGTTGCAAGGCCGGCTCGGTCGCCTCCTCCCCGACTGccgcctccacctcctccgcAGCCACCTGCGCAGACGACGAACCTCCGTCCAGGCGGTCTGGAGATGATCAGCATCAG GCTGTCCCAGAACCTAAAGCAGATTCAGCAAAAGAACCAGAACCTGTCCAAGAGTCTACAGAAACTGCCTCTGCAACAGAAGACAGCCTCCCTGAACCAGTTTGTGGATCAGAACCTGTTTCAGAACCAGAATGTGTTCTCAAAGCAGCGTCGATGCCAGACACACTTTTAGAACCACCACAGAGACTTAAAGTCTTAGAACCTTTGCCTGACAACAAATCCGGTGAAGAAAGAGTTTCTGAACCCAAGCCAGTTTTAGCATCTCATTCAAGTTCAGAAACTGCCACTCAACCAGAACCCATTGCAAGACCTGAACCAGAACCAAAACCTGCATGTGAAACACTTTTGGCACGAGAACCAGTTCCTGAAATTGCTGCAGAGCCAGAACCTGTACGTGAAACACTTTTAGCACCAGAACCAGTTCCTGAAACTGCTACTCAGCCAGAACCTGTACGTGAAACACTTTTAGCACCAGAACCAGTTCCTGAAACTGCTACTCAGCCAGAACCTGTACGTGAAACACCTTTAGCACCAGAACCAGTTCCTGAAACTGATACTCAGCCAAAACCTGTCATAGAAACACATAATGTTCTCGAATCCTCAGTAAAACCTCTACTGGACCAACTTTCAGATGCGGAGCCCTCTGACCCAGAACCAAAAGCAGTACTCCTTGTTTCTGAACCAGTATCACTAGCTCAGGTCGTTCCAGAAGTAGAACCGGCTCCAAAGCCAGTGTCAGAGCTACAGTCGGAATCAGAATCTAAAGAGGTCTTGCAGGTTGTGACGGAAAAGGTTCTGGTCCCCCTGGATGAGTCTGTGTTGGCAACACTCTCAAGATCTGACCAGGAGAAGCCTCCAGCCCCCGAAGCTAATGCAGCACCGGAGCTCAATG GTGTTGCAGCTGCGGCGGACGACGACGACAAAGTGACGTTCACGCCCGGGAAGAAAGCAAGCAAGTTTGAGACGCTGATGACCAAAgaggagatggaggaggagcaAAG ctaA
- the si:ch73-366l1.5 gene encoding FILIA-N KH-like domain-containing protein isoform X5, protein MDRQVELELEPKVFVFTALALLVAAAVLFRRCKAGSVASSPTAASTSSAATCADDEPPSRRSGDDQHQAVPEPKADSAKEPEPVQESTETASATEDSLPEPVCGSEPVSEPECVLKAASMPDTLLEPPQRLKVLEPLPDNKSGEERVSEPKPVLASHSSSETATQPEPIARPEPEPKPACETLLAREPVPEIAAEPEPVRETLLAPEPVPETATQPEPVRETLLAPEPVPETATQPEPVRETPLAPEPVPETDTQPKPVIETHNVLESSVKPLLDQLSDAEPSDPEPKAVLLVSEPVSLAQVVPEVEPAPKPVSELQSESESKEVLQVVTEKVLVPLDESVLATLSRSDQEKPPAPEANAAPELNVAAAADDDDKVTFTPGKKASKFETLMTKEEMEEEQS, encoded by the exons ATGGACCGTCAAGTGGAGCTAGAATTGGAGCCTAAAGTCTTCGTGTTCACCGCGCTCGCCCTCCTGGTGGCCGCCGCCGTCCTTTTTCGCCGTTGCAAGGCCGGCTCGGTCGCCTCCTCCCCGACTGccgcctccacctcctccgcAGCCACCTGCGCAGACGACGAACCTCCGTCCAGGCGGTCTGGAGATGATCAGCATCAG GCTGTCCCAGAACCTAAAGCAGATTCAGCAAAAGAACCAGAACCTGTCCAAGAGTCTACAGAAACTGCCTCTGCAACAGAAGACAGCCTCCCTGAACCAGTTTGTGGATCAGAACCTGTTTCAGAACCAGAATGTGTTCTCAAAGCAGCGTCGATGCCAGACACACTTTTAGAACCACCACAGAGACTTAAAGTCTTAGAACCTTTGCCTGACAACAAATCCGGTGAAGAAAGAGTTTCTGAACCCAAGCCAGTTTTAGCATCTCATTCAAGTTCAGAAACTGCCACTCAACCAGAACCCATTGCAAGACCTGAACCAGAACCAAAACCTGCATGTGAAACACTTTTGGCACGAGAACCAGTTCCTGAAATTGCTGCAGAGCCAGAACCTGTACGTGAAACACTTTTAGCACCAGAACCAGTTCCTGAAACTGCTACTCAGCCAGAACCTGTACGTGAAACACTTTTAGCACCAGAACCAGTTCCTGAAACTGCTACTCAGCCAGAACCTGTACGTGAAACACCTTTAGCACCAGAACCAGTTCCTGAAACTGATACTCAGCCAAAACCTGTCATAGAAACACATAATGTTCTCGAATCCTCAGTAAAACCTCTACTGGACCAACTTTCAGATGCGGAGCCCTCTGACCCAGAACCAAAAGCAGTACTCCTTGTTTCTGAACCAGTATCACTAGCTCAGGTCGTTCCAGAAGTAGAACCGGCTCCAAAGCCAGTGTCAGAGCTACAGTCGGAATCAGAATCTAAAGAGGTCTTGCAGGTTGTGACGGAAAAGGTTCTGGTCCCCCTGGATGAGTCTGTGTTGGCAACACTCTCAAGATCTGACCAGGAGAAGCCTCCAGCCCCCGAAGCTAATGCAGCACCGGAGCTCAATG TTGCAGCTGCGGCGGACGACGACGACAAAGTGACGTTCACGCCCGGGAAGAAAGCAAGCAAGTTTGAGACGCTGATGACCAAAgaggagatggaggaggagcaAAG ctaA
- the si:ch73-366l1.5 gene encoding FILIA-N KH-like domain-containing protein isoform X1, with protein MDRQVELELEPKVFVFTALALLVAAAVLFRRCKAGSVASSPTAASTSSAATCADDEPPSRRSGDDQHQAVPEPKADSAKEPEPVQESTETASATEDSLPEPVCGSEPVSEPECVLKAASMPDTLLEPPQRLKVLEPLPDNKSGEERVSEPKPVLASHSSSETATQPEPIARPEPEPKPACETLLAREPVPEIAAEPEPVRETLLAPEPVPETATQPEPVRETLLAPEPVPETATQPEPVRETPLAPEPVPETDTQPKPVIETHNVLESSVKPLLDQLSDAEPSDPEPKAVLLVSEPVSLAQVVPEVEPAPKPVSELQSESESKEVLQVVTEKVLVPLDESVLATLSRSDQEKPPAPEANAAPELNGVAAAADDDDKVTFTPGKKASKFETLMTKEEMEEEQRVQQEQLAAIFMLLRENAEALGEVTEGDMEEQLKLYSL; from the exons ATGGACCGTCAAGTGGAGCTAGAATTGGAGCCTAAAGTCTTCGTGTTCACCGCGCTCGCCCTCCTGGTGGCCGCCGCCGTCCTTTTTCGCCGTTGCAAGGCCGGCTCGGTCGCCTCCTCCCCGACTGccgcctccacctcctccgcAGCCACCTGCGCAGACGACGAACCTCCGTCCAGGCGGTCTGGAGATGATCAGCATCAG GCTGTCCCAGAACCTAAAGCAGATTCAGCAAAAGAACCAGAACCTGTCCAAGAGTCTACAGAAACTGCCTCTGCAACAGAAGACAGCCTCCCTGAACCAGTTTGTGGATCAGAACCTGTTTCAGAACCAGAATGTGTTCTCAAAGCAGCGTCGATGCCAGACACACTTTTAGAACCACCACAGAGACTTAAAGTCTTAGAACCTTTGCCTGACAACAAATCCGGTGAAGAAAGAGTTTCTGAACCCAAGCCAGTTTTAGCATCTCATTCAAGTTCAGAAACTGCCACTCAACCAGAACCCATTGCAAGACCTGAACCAGAACCAAAACCTGCATGTGAAACACTTTTGGCACGAGAACCAGTTCCTGAAATTGCTGCAGAGCCAGAACCTGTACGTGAAACACTTTTAGCACCAGAACCAGTTCCTGAAACTGCTACTCAGCCAGAACCTGTACGTGAAACACTTTTAGCACCAGAACCAGTTCCTGAAACTGCTACTCAGCCAGAACCTGTACGTGAAACACCTTTAGCACCAGAACCAGTTCCTGAAACTGATACTCAGCCAAAACCTGTCATAGAAACACATAATGTTCTCGAATCCTCAGTAAAACCTCTACTGGACCAACTTTCAGATGCGGAGCCCTCTGACCCAGAACCAAAAGCAGTACTCCTTGTTTCTGAACCAGTATCACTAGCTCAGGTCGTTCCAGAAGTAGAACCGGCTCCAAAGCCAGTGTCAGAGCTACAGTCGGAATCAGAATCTAAAGAGGTCTTGCAGGTTGTGACGGAAAAGGTTCTGGTCCCCCTGGATGAGTCTGTGTTGGCAACACTCTCAAGATCTGACCAGGAGAAGCCTCCAGCCCCCGAAGCTAATGCAGCACCGGAGCTCAATG GTGTTGCAGCTGCGGCGGACGACGACGACAAAGTGACGTTCACGCCCGGGAAGAAAGCAAGCAAGTTTGAGACGCTGATGACCAAAgaggagatggaggaggagcaAAG GGTGCAACAGGAGCAGCTGGCAGCTATCTTCATGCTCCTGAGGGAGAACGCAGAAGCTCTGGGTGAGGTGACGGAGGGCGACATGGAGGAGCAGCTCAAACTCTACTCGCTGTGA
- the si:ch73-366l1.5 gene encoding FILIA-N KH-like domain-containing protein isoform X2 gives MDRQVELELEPKVFVFTALALLVAAAVLFRRCKAGSVASSPTAASTSSAATCADDEPPSRRSGDDQHQAVPEPKADSAKEPEPVQESTETASATEDSLPEPVCGSEPVSEPECVLKAASMPDTLLEPPQRLKVLEPLPDNKSGEERVSEPKPVLASHSSSETATQPEPIARPEPEPKPACETLLAREPVPEIAAEPEPVRETLLAPEPVPETATQPEPVRETLLAPEPVPETATQPEPVRETPLAPEPVPETDTQPKPVIETHNVLESSVKPLLDQLSDAEPSDPEPKAVLLVSEPVSLAQVVPEVEPAPKPVSELQSESESKEVLQVVTEKVLVPLDESVLATLSRSDQEKPPAPEANAAPELNVAAAADDDDKVTFTPGKKASKFETLMTKEEMEEEQRVQQEQLAAIFMLLRENAEALGEVTEGDMEEQLKLYSL, from the exons ATGGACCGTCAAGTGGAGCTAGAATTGGAGCCTAAAGTCTTCGTGTTCACCGCGCTCGCCCTCCTGGTGGCCGCCGCCGTCCTTTTTCGCCGTTGCAAGGCCGGCTCGGTCGCCTCCTCCCCGACTGccgcctccacctcctccgcAGCCACCTGCGCAGACGACGAACCTCCGTCCAGGCGGTCTGGAGATGATCAGCATCAG GCTGTCCCAGAACCTAAAGCAGATTCAGCAAAAGAACCAGAACCTGTCCAAGAGTCTACAGAAACTGCCTCTGCAACAGAAGACAGCCTCCCTGAACCAGTTTGTGGATCAGAACCTGTTTCAGAACCAGAATGTGTTCTCAAAGCAGCGTCGATGCCAGACACACTTTTAGAACCACCACAGAGACTTAAAGTCTTAGAACCTTTGCCTGACAACAAATCCGGTGAAGAAAGAGTTTCTGAACCCAAGCCAGTTTTAGCATCTCATTCAAGTTCAGAAACTGCCACTCAACCAGAACCCATTGCAAGACCTGAACCAGAACCAAAACCTGCATGTGAAACACTTTTGGCACGAGAACCAGTTCCTGAAATTGCTGCAGAGCCAGAACCTGTACGTGAAACACTTTTAGCACCAGAACCAGTTCCTGAAACTGCTACTCAGCCAGAACCTGTACGTGAAACACTTTTAGCACCAGAACCAGTTCCTGAAACTGCTACTCAGCCAGAACCTGTACGTGAAACACCTTTAGCACCAGAACCAGTTCCTGAAACTGATACTCAGCCAAAACCTGTCATAGAAACACATAATGTTCTCGAATCCTCAGTAAAACCTCTACTGGACCAACTTTCAGATGCGGAGCCCTCTGACCCAGAACCAAAAGCAGTACTCCTTGTTTCTGAACCAGTATCACTAGCTCAGGTCGTTCCAGAAGTAGAACCGGCTCCAAAGCCAGTGTCAGAGCTACAGTCGGAATCAGAATCTAAAGAGGTCTTGCAGGTTGTGACGGAAAAGGTTCTGGTCCCCCTGGATGAGTCTGTGTTGGCAACACTCTCAAGATCTGACCAGGAGAAGCCTCCAGCCCCCGAAGCTAATGCAGCACCGGAGCTCAATG TTGCAGCTGCGGCGGACGACGACGACAAAGTGACGTTCACGCCCGGGAAGAAAGCAAGCAAGTTTGAGACGCTGATGACCAAAgaggagatggaggaggagcaAAG GGTGCAACAGGAGCAGCTGGCAGCTATCTTCATGCTCCTGAGGGAGAACGCAGAAGCTCTGGGTGAGGTGACGGAGGGCGACATGGAGGAGCAGCTCAAACTCTACTCGCTGTGA
- the si:ch73-366l1.5 gene encoding FILIA-N KH-like domain-containing protein isoform X6 — protein MDRQVELELEPKVFVFTALALLVAAAVLFRRCKAGSVASSPTAASTSSAATCADDEPPSRRSGDDQHQAVPEPKADSAKEPEPVQESTETASATEDSLPEPVCGSEPVSEPECVLKAASMPDTLLEPPQRLKVLEPLPDNKSGEERVSEPKPVLASHSSSETATQPEPIARPEPEPKPACETLLAREPVPEIAAEPEPVRETLLAPEPVPETATQPEPVRETLLAPEPVPETATQPEPVRETPLAPEPVPETDTQPKPVIETHNVLESSVKPLLDQLSDAEPSDPEPKAVLLVSEPVSLAQVVPEVEPAPKPVSELQSESESKEVLQVVTEKVLVPLDESVLATLSRSDQEKPPAPEANAAPELNAAADDDDKVTFTPGKKASKFETLMTKEEMEEEQS, from the exons ATGGACCGTCAAGTGGAGCTAGAATTGGAGCCTAAAGTCTTCGTGTTCACCGCGCTCGCCCTCCTGGTGGCCGCCGCCGTCCTTTTTCGCCGTTGCAAGGCCGGCTCGGTCGCCTCCTCCCCGACTGccgcctccacctcctccgcAGCCACCTGCGCAGACGACGAACCTCCGTCCAGGCGGTCTGGAGATGATCAGCATCAG GCTGTCCCAGAACCTAAAGCAGATTCAGCAAAAGAACCAGAACCTGTCCAAGAGTCTACAGAAACTGCCTCTGCAACAGAAGACAGCCTCCCTGAACCAGTTTGTGGATCAGAACCTGTTTCAGAACCAGAATGTGTTCTCAAAGCAGCGTCGATGCCAGACACACTTTTAGAACCACCACAGAGACTTAAAGTCTTAGAACCTTTGCCTGACAACAAATCCGGTGAAGAAAGAGTTTCTGAACCCAAGCCAGTTTTAGCATCTCATTCAAGTTCAGAAACTGCCACTCAACCAGAACCCATTGCAAGACCTGAACCAGAACCAAAACCTGCATGTGAAACACTTTTGGCACGAGAACCAGTTCCTGAAATTGCTGCAGAGCCAGAACCTGTACGTGAAACACTTTTAGCACCAGAACCAGTTCCTGAAACTGCTACTCAGCCAGAACCTGTACGTGAAACACTTTTAGCACCAGAACCAGTTCCTGAAACTGCTACTCAGCCAGAACCTGTACGTGAAACACCTTTAGCACCAGAACCAGTTCCTGAAACTGATACTCAGCCAAAACCTGTCATAGAAACACATAATGTTCTCGAATCCTCAGTAAAACCTCTACTGGACCAACTTTCAGATGCGGAGCCCTCTGACCCAGAACCAAAAGCAGTACTCCTTGTTTCTGAACCAGTATCACTAGCTCAGGTCGTTCCAGAAGTAGAACCGGCTCCAAAGCCAGTGTCAGAGCTACAGTCGGAATCAGAATCTAAAGAGGTCTTGCAGGTTGTGACGGAAAAGGTTCTGGTCCCCCTGGATGAGTCTGTGTTGGCAACACTCTCAAGATCTGACCAGGAGAAGCCTCCAGCCCCCGAAGCTAATGCAGCACCGGAGCTCAATG CTGCGGCGGACGACGACGACAAAGTGACGTTCACGCCCGGGAAGAAAGCAAGCAAGTTTGAGACGCTGATGACCAAAgaggagatggaggaggagcaAAG ctaA